In Deltaproteobacteria bacterium, a single window of DNA contains:
- the amrB gene encoding AmmeMemoRadiSam system protein B, which translates to MIALSGTAYAIAAHFDGRNTLRDIQTAIARDNQGLRVDAKVLCNLADELDRAGFLEGPAFEALRAKVLAEFRANPIREAVCAGGSYPDDPAELRRFLDRFFTHPQGPGDGGKAGAGKPVRALVAPHIDLHRGGPCYAHAYRALREGCDADLFVVFGTAHATPRRLFTLTRKSYDTPLGAVQTDQNVVDALAAELGEDELFGDELVHRQEHSCEFQILWLKHLFGERKITAVPVLCSSIDHLSKPSERVSKFVKALQKAVKGRKVCFIAGADLAHIGVMYGDPRGATPAELAGFKQDDLGTVKHYCGADAHKFAIDARRNGDQRRLCGTAPMFVTKLAVGEEAPGELLDYGQWTDGTDSVSYCAVRIG; encoded by the coding sequence ATGATCGCGCTCTCGGGCACGGCCTACGCCATCGCCGCGCACTTCGACGGCCGCAACACGCTGCGCGACATCCAGACCGCCATCGCCCGCGACAACCAGGGCCTGCGCGTGGACGCCAAGGTGCTCTGCAACCTGGCCGACGAGCTCGATCGGGCGGGCTTTCTGGAGGGGCCCGCGTTCGAAGCGCTTCGTGCGAAGGTCCTCGCCGAGTTTCGTGCGAACCCCATTCGCGAGGCCGTCTGCGCGGGCGGCAGCTATCCGGACGACCCGGCCGAGCTGCGGCGATTTCTCGATCGCTTCTTCACGCATCCCCAGGGCCCGGGCGACGGCGGCAAGGCTGGGGCGGGCAAGCCGGTGCGCGCGCTGGTGGCGCCGCACATCGACCTCCACCGCGGCGGGCCGTGCTACGCGCACGCGTACCGCGCGCTGCGCGAGGGCTGCGACGCCGATTTGTTCGTCGTCTTCGGCACCGCGCACGCCACGCCCAGGCGGCTCTTCACGCTCACGCGCAAGTCCTACGACACGCCGCTGGGTGCGGTGCAGACCGACCAGAACGTCGTGGACGCGCTCGCGGCCGAGCTGGGTGAAGACGAGCTCTTCGGCGACGAGCTGGTGCACCGACAAGAGCACTCGTGCGAGTTCCAGATCCTCTGGCTCAAGCACCTCTTCGGCGAGCGGAAGATCACCGCGGTGCCCGTGCTGTGCTCGAGCATCGATCACCTGTCGAAGCCCTCCGAGCGCGTGTCGAAGTTCGTGAAGGCGCTGCAGAAGGCGGTGAAGGGCCGCAAGGTCTGCTTCATCGCCGGCGCGGACCTGGCCCACATCGGCGTGATGTACGGCGACCCGCGCGGCGCCACGCCGGCCGAGCTCGCCGGCTTCAAGCAGGACGACCTGGGCACGGTGAAGCACTACTGCGGCGCGGACGCGCACAAATTTGCGATCGACGCGCGCCGCAACGGCGACCAGCGCCGGCTCTGCGGCACGGCGCCGATGTTCGTGACCAAGCTGGCTGTCGGTGAGGAGGCGCCCGGCGAGCTGCTCGACTACGGGCAGTGGACCGACGGCACGGACTCCGTCTCGTACTGCGCGGTGCGGATCGGCTGA
- a CDS encoding methyltransferase domain-containing protein: MAEGYLHGFTSAEQQRLLEQADFLAPWVFDGLPLPARGRLLEVGAGVGAETRHLLQRTTAQITTVEFDARQLELQHKILAGPIAEKRVLPLRADARAMPLEPDSFDGAFICWVLEHVPGPDAVLRDVLRVLKPGATVCIAEVHNQSFTLLPRDERLMEFWAAVNQTQVSLGGDPYVGARLGGLLSGAGYTDSSIRFVPVQGDQRDPKRRAEILGYFNRLLRSAVPAVAATQVKPEAELHGVLDAAFGRALAEPDSVFLYTFARATARKPEHP; encoded by the coding sequence ATGGCTGAGGGCTACCTTCACGGCTTCACGTCGGCGGAGCAGCAGCGTTTGCTCGAGCAGGCCGACTTCCTCGCGCCCTGGGTCTTCGACGGGTTGCCGCTGCCAGCGCGCGGGCGGCTCCTCGAGGTGGGCGCAGGCGTGGGCGCGGAGACGCGGCACCTGCTGCAGCGGACGACCGCGCAGATCACGACCGTGGAGTTCGACGCGCGCCAGCTGGAGCTGCAGCACAAGATCCTCGCCGGACCGATTGCAGAGAAGCGCGTCCTTCCTTTGCGCGCCGACGCACGTGCGATGCCGCTCGAGCCCGACTCCTTCGACGGCGCCTTCATCTGCTGGGTGCTGGAGCACGTGCCCGGGCCGGACGCCGTGCTGCGCGACGTGCTGCGCGTGCTCAAGCCCGGCGCGACCGTGTGCATCGCCGAGGTTCATAACCAAAGCTTTACATTGCTTCCCCGCGACGAGCGGCTCATGGAGTTCTGGGCCGCCGTGAACCAGACGCAGGTCTCGCTTGGCGGCGATCCGTACGTGGGCGCGCGGCTGGGCGGGCTGCTGTCGGGGGCGGGGTATACGGATAGCAGCATCCGGTTCGTGCCCGTCCAGGGCGATCAGCGCGACCCGAAGCGGCGCGCGGAGATCCTGGGCTACTTCAATCGGCTGCTGCGCTCGGCCGTTCCAGCCGTGGCCGCGACCCAGGTCAAGCCCGAGGCCGAGCTGCACGGGGTGCTCGACGCCGCCTTTGGCCGCGCGCTCGCCGAGCCCGACTCGGTCTTCCTCTACACCTTTGCCCGCGCCACCGCGCGGAAGCCGGAGCACCCGTGA
- a CDS encoding alpha/beta fold hydrolase: protein MPVARLSRATLHYEVTGEGPPLLCVMGFGAPLEGFALQARVLAKHRTVVSFDNRGAGRSSVPPLPWAIPDLAQDALDLMDHLALPRADLLGVSMGGMICQRIAISRPERVGAMVLAATFSHADQALRRRVAKLTAMSVTGWARSGFGGRAAFEKALRAAWESHVVADEPLDAEGQAILDRGWDLRTELGSSDLGAVGQLWALLTHDAREELRRIVAPTLVLAGSADALSPLDQGRMLAKLIPGARLEILAGATHGMNLASAPLFNAAVESFLLRSSPLPRPEPVAKGTDKAS, encoded by the coding sequence ATGCCCGTCGCCCGGTTGTCTCGCGCCACCCTGCACTACGAGGTCACCGGCGAAGGCCCGCCGCTGCTCTGCGTGATGGGCTTTGGTGCGCCCCTGGAGGGCTTCGCCTTGCAGGCGCGCGTTCTCGCCAAGCACCGCACGGTGGTGAGCTTCGACAACCGCGGCGCCGGGCGCAGCAGCGTGCCTCCCCTGCCCTGGGCGATCCCCGACCTCGCCCAGGACGCCCTCGATTTGATGGACCACCTCGCGCTCCCGCGCGCGGATCTGCTCGGCGTGTCCATGGGCGGCATGATCTGCCAGCGCATCGCCATCTCGCGCCCGGAGCGCGTGGGCGCGATGGTGCTCGCGGCCACGTTCTCGCACGCGGACCAGGCGCTTCGGCGCCGCGTGGCCAAGCTCACGGCGATGTCGGTGACGGGCTGGGCGCGCTCGGGCTTCGGCGGGCGCGCGGCGTTCGAGAAGGCGCTGCGCGCGGCCTGGGAGAGCCACGTGGTCGCCGACGAGCCACTCGATGCCGAGGGCCAGGCCATCCTCGACCGCGGCTGGGATCTTCGCACCGAGCTCGGCTCGAGCGACCTGGGCGCCGTGGGCCAGCTCTGGGCGCTGCTCACCCACGACGCGCGCGAGGAGCTGCGGCGCATCGTGGCGCCCACGCTGGTGCTCGCCGGCAGCGCGGATGCGCTCAGCCCGCTGGATCAAGGTCGCATGCTCGCCAAGCTCATCCCCGGCGCGCGGCTGGAGATCCTCGCGGGCGCCACGCACGGCATGAACCTGGCCTCGGCGCCGCTCTTCAACGCGGCCGTGGAGTCGTTCCTTTTGCGGAGCTCGCCGCTGCCGCGTCCGGAGCCCGTGGCCAAGGGCACCGACAAGGCCAGCTAG
- a CDS encoding choice-of-anchor D domain-containing protein yields MRRAAWAAALLWAASGCSGKDRLLAVDGLPSTAQALDFGTISVGTAQTLELELVDHGRAPVTINGVEIESRGRVFAAQAQATTVAAAGGRTRIRVTFHPETEGPFGDKLVIRTDSAEVPLLRVALRGLSGPAAITFDPPRLDFGGMETGDERGLDVTVHNPTDLPLTLVPFASPGELALSAGTAQPNGDTHLTVFFRAGVVGNRTTLVTATPCATCTAARLPGRADALRSAIAMEPDPLSWSAVPVHRTADAKAKLHNLSWRPVSVTNLSVDGEDFTVLSGPGGQVIQPGQSAPVELRFAPQHAGPTHRQLDVAYHSFADRAGQGTLVGLGGGPQIAVAPMSLDFGDLPVGGKARLQLNVQNAGLEEALVLTSVTGADTPFSAHLPVVASVAPGAAAIQVAVDFAPIVPGTFSGVLHIQSNDPATPILDIPVAGSAHAAGPCAFKLTPIKLDFGNVPPGSGAVLGFRFEDTGSHECAVKDIQLSSTSDPAFFMPGGALVGGDLFPTDAFSAQVAFKSPGPGEFHGDLVLTVNDPLRPHPHIPIIARSQQSCLVAEPPFIDIGPVRLDCSAHDGSTLVTNACVNPVTITGVDIGEGTLPEFSLVDPPSVPMPLAPGATFNLTAHYARSELGQQYAPLFVKADSDAQPLLIPLLAETLHVGQQFDRFLQGSGTEADVLFVVSNTTTMAEYQQRLAAAVGDLLDNAAAQGVDLHVGVTSAGMSSVSGGACPGGAAGGEAGRLVPVDGSRPRIVTLNQANALAVLQQNVRVGDCQTLQQGLEAVRLALSPPLVDHADDPRTPAPSDGNAGFLRPEARLVVVVVSDEDDHSGFDPAVYVQFLKSLKGLGDGHRVALDAIVPLGGSCTTAGPPGPRFAQVANDTGGSVFDICENDYGQMLDALSTRGIGLQTVFPLSSVPDAAGVTVLLNGAPANGSDWYYDPNLNAVVFNPGFIPPPGTQIEVDYTSSCN; encoded by the coding sequence ATGCGGCGGGCGGCTTGGGCGGCGGCGCTCCTATGGGCGGCCAGCGGTTGTTCGGGGAAGGACCGGCTCCTGGCGGTCGACGGGCTCCCCTCCACGGCGCAGGCGCTCGACTTCGGCACCATCTCCGTGGGCACCGCCCAGACGCTGGAGCTGGAGCTGGTGGACCACGGCCGCGCGCCGGTGACCATCAATGGCGTGGAGATCGAGAGCCGGGGCCGGGTGTTCGCGGCCCAGGCCCAGGCCACGACGGTCGCCGCCGCAGGGGGACGCACCCGCATCCGGGTGACGTTCCACCCGGAGACGGAGGGCCCATTCGGCGACAAGCTGGTCATCCGCACCGACTCGGCCGAGGTGCCGCTCCTGCGCGTTGCCCTGCGTGGCTTGAGCGGACCGGCGGCCATCACCTTCGATCCGCCGCGGCTCGACTTTGGCGGGATGGAGACCGGCGACGAGCGCGGGTTGGACGTGACCGTGCACAACCCCACGGACCTGCCGCTCACGCTGGTGCCGTTCGCTTCCCCGGGCGAGCTGGCGCTGAGCGCCGGCACAGCCCAACCGAACGGCGATACGCACCTGACGGTGTTCTTTCGCGCGGGTGTGGTGGGCAACCGGACGACGCTGGTCACGGCCACGCCCTGTGCCACCTGCACGGCCGCACGGCTCCCCGGCCGAGCGGACGCGCTGCGGAGCGCCATCGCCATGGAGCCGGACCCGCTGAGCTGGAGCGCCGTGCCCGTGCACCGCACCGCCGACGCCAAGGCAAAACTGCACAACCTCTCCTGGCGGCCCGTGTCGGTGACCAACCTGAGCGTCGACGGCGAGGACTTCACGGTGCTCTCCGGGCCCGGTGGACAGGTGATCCAGCCAGGGCAGTCGGCGCCGGTGGAGCTGCGCTTCGCGCCCCAGCACGCCGGGCCCACGCACCGGCAGCTCGACGTCGCCTACCACTCGTTCGCGGATCGGGCGGGGCAGGGCACGCTGGTGGGGCTCGGCGGCGGGCCGCAGATCGCGGTGGCGCCGATGTCGCTCGACTTCGGCGACCTGCCGGTGGGCGGAAAAGCGCGGCTGCAGCTGAACGTCCAGAATGCGGGGCTCGAGGAGGCGCTGGTGCTCACCAGCGTGACCGGCGCGGATACGCCATTCAGCGCGCACTTGCCCGTGGTCGCGAGCGTGGCCCCGGGCGCCGCGGCGATCCAGGTGGCCGTGGACTTCGCGCCGATCGTGCCGGGCACCTTCTCCGGCGTGCTGCACATTCAGTCGAACGACCCGGCGACGCCGATCCTCGACATCCCCGTCGCGGGCTCGGCCCACGCCGCAGGTCCGTGCGCCTTCAAGCTCACGCCCATCAAGCTCGACTTCGGCAATGTGCCGCCGGGCTCGGGAGCGGTGCTCGGCTTCCGCTTCGAGGACACCGGCAGCCACGAGTGCGCGGTGAAGGACATCCAGCTCTCGAGCACGAGCGACCCCGCGTTCTTCATGCCCGGCGGCGCGCTGGTGGGCGGCGACCTGTTCCCGACGGATGCGTTCAGCGCCCAGGTGGCCTTCAAGAGCCCGGGCCCAGGCGAGTTCCACGGCGACCTGGTGCTCACCGTGAACGACCCGCTCCGGCCGCACCCGCACATCCCGATCATCGCGCGCTCGCAGCAGAGCTGCCTGGTGGCCGAGCCGCCGTTCATCGACATCGGCCCGGTGCGGCTCGACTGCTCCGCGCACGACGGCTCGACGCTGGTGACCAACGCCTGCGTGAACCCGGTGACCATCACCGGCGTCGACATCGGCGAAGGGACACTGCCCGAGTTCAGCCTCGTGGATCCGCCCTCGGTGCCCATGCCGCTCGCGCCCGGGGCGACGTTCAACCTCACCGCGCACTACGCCCGGAGCGAGCTGGGCCAGCAGTACGCGCCGCTCTTCGTGAAGGCCGACAGCGACGCCCAGCCGCTGCTCATCCCGCTCCTCGCCGAGACGCTGCACGTCGGTCAGCAGTTCGACCGCTTCCTGCAAGGCAGCGGGACCGAAGCCGACGTGCTCTTCGTGGTCTCGAACACCACCACGATGGCCGAATACCAGCAGCGCCTGGCCGCGGCCGTCGGCGACCTCCTCGACAACGCCGCCGCGCAGGGCGTGGACCTGCACGTGGGCGTGACGAGCGCGGGCATGTCGTCGGTGTCGGGAGGCGCGTGTCCAGGCGGCGCGGCGGGCGGTGAGGCGGGGCGGCTGGTGCCGGTCGATGGCTCGCGTCCGCGCATCGTGACCCTCAACCAGGCCAACGCGCTCGCGGTCCTGCAGCAGAACGTGCGGGTGGGCGATTGCCAAACGCTGCAGCAGGGCCTCGAGGCCGTGCGGCTCGCGCTCTCGCCGCCGCTGGTGGACCACGCGGATGACCCGCGCACGCCCGCGCCGAGTGACGGCAACGCAGGCTTCTTGCGGCCGGAGGCGCGGCTGGTCGTGGTGGTCGTGTCGGACGAGGACGATCACTCAGGCTTCGATCCGGCGGTCTACGTGCAATTCCTCAAGTCGCTCAAGGGCCTGGGCGACGGACATCGCGTGGCGCTGGACGCCATCGTTCCGCTCGGCGGCTCGTGCACGACCGCAGGGCCGCCGGGGCCGCGCTTCGCCCAGGTCGCGAACGACACGGGCGGCTCGGTGTTCGACATCTGCGAGAACGACTACGGCCAGATGCTCGACGCGCTCTCGACCCGCGGCATTGGCCTGCAGACCGTGTTTCCGCTCTCGTCGGTACCGGATGCGGCCGGCGTGACGGTGTTGCTCAACGGCGCGCCGGCCAACGGATCGGATTGGTACTACGACCCGAACCTCAACGCCGTGGTCTTCAACCCTGGCTTCATCCCCCCGCCAGGCACCCAAATCGAGGTCGACTACACCTCATCGTGCAATTAG